Within the Enterobacter bugandensis genome, the region GTTGATACCGGACGAGTGAGCCAGCTTAGGGATCATCTCAACGAAGGCGTAAAATGGCGCATTCCCGGAACCGGTGGTCATTGCTGCCAGCATGGTCAGTACCACCAGGACCAGCATCAGGATAATACTGGCCGAGCCAAACGATGTGGCGATGGAGATCAGGCTCTGGATAAAGCCGATCGTGCTCAGACCCTGGGCAAAGACACCTGCTGCAACCAACAGCATCACCACGCCAGCAAACGCATCTGCCATACCGCGATACGCGACCTCAAGGCCGGAGAAGACTTTTTGGGTGTTGAAACCGCGCACGAACTCCAGCACAGCGGCTAACAGCATACAGATAACCAGGATAGTAATAATGTGCAGCTGCGGGCCCCATTTCCCGTCAAAAATGAGCACGCCGATAATCGGCGTGAACGGCAAAATGGCATAGAACGCCGGCGCCGTGGTGGTGATTTCGCTTACATCCATCATTTCATGGCTGATGTTCTCTTTTTTATCGAGATAGCGCTGCCAGAAGAAATGCGCGATACCCATTCCCACAATGGCGACAATCGAGATCGGCAGCGTGGTTTTAAAGGCGAAGTCGATAAGCGACATTTCGGCTGCTTTCGCCGCCAGCACAACGTCACCTGACGTCGGGGAGAGAATAATGGCCGCCGGGGAGGCGCAAATTGCCGCCGCTGCCCCACGGCTGATCCCCACGTTTACCATCACCGGGAACAGCGTGGCCATTAACAGTACGCCAAGCCCGGTTGCCGATGAAACGGCCAGCGACATCAGGCAGGCGAGGAAATAGGCGGCAACCATCAACAGATACGGCGAGTTAATGTACTGCAGGGGTTTCGAGGCAAGCTTCACAACCATGTCGTTCGCGCCGATATGGGTCATATAGGCTGCAAAACCGCACAGCATCATGATCATCATACCCAGATCGCCACCGCGGCTCATGAGCAGGATTTTAATATATTCAACAATATCCGTGGCGGTGTAGCCCGTGCTGGCTGCGCTGGCAGGTAAAACCTGATGACCCATTACTGCGCTGATTATCAGCAGCGTTAAACCACCGACAAATAAAACGCCCGTGGCTGAGTATCCTTTAATGATGTAGCGAGCTACACCCACAATGACGACGACCCCAATTAGGAGTTCGATAAACGTAAGCATGATTTCCCCTGTGTCTTTCTGCCCTGAGATATAAAAAATTAATATAAAAATGAAGGATGAAAATGTGCCGAATTAATGGCCCGCCCTTGCTGACTAAAATCAATAAACAGACGACTAACGAACAGCATAACAGCGTTTTTGCCATGGGTAAGGCATTTATGTCATAAGGATCTTGACCGGCAAAGACAGCGTAACATGTCTATGTAATGATAACAAAATGTTAAACTTTTGTGTGGTCTGGCCTGTTAGTACTGGAGACCGTTAACAGACATTAGGCGTACATGATGTGGGTTTATTCGGGATAAGCAGAACGCCGCTTTAAGAATATTGCCGAAAAGCGGGCTGATATTTAAGAGTAGGGGTGATGCCGTTAAGGCTTGGTTCAATTATTCTATGTTAAACTTTGCCTCGAATATCAAGAATGGTAATTGCATTGTGATTGTACGTAATACTTTTTTCTCTATTTTATTGTTTATTATTGGCCAGTTAACGTTTTCTTCGGTTGCACAGGCAGAGAACAACGCGACGGATAAAGGTTGGTTCTCTACTTTTACGGATAATGTTTCGCAGACCTGGTCAGCGCCTGAACATTATGATCTCTATGTCCCGGCAATAACGTGGCATGCGCGCTTTGCTTACGACAAAGAGAAAACGGATAAATACAACGAGCGTCCCTGGGGAGCGGGTTTTGGTCAGTCGCGCTGGGATGAAAAAGGAAACTGGCATGGCATCTACCTGATGGCCTTCAAAGACTCCTTTAACAAGTGGGAACCGATTGGCGGCTACGGCTGGGAAAAAACCTGGCGCCCGCTGGCGGATGAGAACTTCCACGTTGGTCTGGGCTATACCGCCGGGGTGACCGCGCGCGACAACTGGAAGTACATTCCGATCCCCGTATTGCTGCCTCTGGCCTCTGTTGGTTACGGCCCTGCAACGTTCCAGATGACCTACATTCCGGGAACGTATAACAACGGTAACGTTTACTTCGCCTGGATGCGTTTTCAGTTTTAACTGACAAAACATTACCTGGTGGTGAAAAAACGTGCAGCCGTTGATTCGTAAGCGATAAAAATCTGTCAGTGAAAATTAACGCGACTTTAGTCACTTTTTGTCAAAGATCCGCTGGACAAAAGGTCCCACAATTGATGTACTGGTAACCGACACAGCATTTGTGTCGTTTTTTAATGTAAAGGTAATTTTGATGTCTAAGATTAAAGGTAACGTTAAGTGGTTTAATGAGTCCAAAGGATTCGGTTTCATTACTCCTGAAGATGGCAGCAAAGACGTGTTCGTCTGCAATCCAGTCTAATGGTTTCAAAACTCTGGCTGAAGGTCAGCGTGTAGAGTTCGAAATCACTAACGGTGCCAAAGGCCCTTCTGCTGCTAACGTAATCGCTCTGTAATTCAGACGCGTCAGCAAGAATTTCAAAACCCGCTCATTGAGCGGGTTTTTTTCGTTATGAATCAGCCAAGCAGGTAAATTTTCAGGAAGCTGGCCACGATCAGTACGCTCAACAACACCATGCCTGCGCTCATCAGACTCTGTTTCATTTGTCACCCTCGTTCAGTATTGCCTTCAGAGTGACAGAGAAAAATTAAGCCAACATTAACGCTCCGGCAGTTAATGCGTGCTTACAGAGGAAAAAAGCCAAAATGCGATCCCCGTCATCGCGAAAGATCCGATCATGTTGATCGCGATATTCACCAGCGCCCAGCCGATACGTCCTTCCTGAAAGAGAAAAACCGTTTCCGCGGAAAAGGTTGAAAAGGTGGTCAAACCGCCGCAGAAGCCGGTGGTAATCAAGACTTTCCACATAGGATCGATGTGCGTCATCCGGTTAAACCAGGCCAGCCCCATACCAATAATAAAAGCACCAATCAGGTTGGCGGCCAGCGTTCCTAATGGAATCGCCTGGTGCAGGGGATTAAACCGCATACTCAGTAACCACCTCGCAACGCTCCCCGTGCCTCCACCAATAAAAACAGCTAAAAGGAGTTGTAACACGCTAAATACCTGCTATTTGATGTGTAAGAGTGGCGAGTTTAACGCTGTTTATAATGAGGGGACAAATATGTATGTTGCGGTAGGGCAGTTTGCGGTCACGCCTGACTGGCGGGTTAACGCAGTGCAGTGCGTTAACCTGATGATACAGGCCCGACAGAAAGGCGCGTCGCTGCTGGTGCTTCCTGAGGCGTTGCTGGCAAGGGATGATAACGACCCGGATTTGTCCGTGAAGTCCGCACAGGCCCTTGACGGCGAATTTTTACAACAGCTGCTCGCTCAGAGCGTAGGCAGTACGATGACCACCGTCTTAACCGTGCACGTTCCCTCAACGCCGGGTCGCGCAGTGAATACGCTGGTGGCTATTCGTGACGGTGCCATTGTTGCGCGCTACGCCAAGCTTCATCTCTATGATGCGTTCAGCATCCAGGAGTCGCGACGCGTTGATCCGGGAGATGTCGTCCCACCGCTCATTGATATCGACGGGTTTAAGGTGGGGTTGATGACCTGCTATGACCTGCGTTTCCCGGAGCTGGCGGTGCATCTGGCGCTGCAGGGGGCGAAGGTGCTGGTATTGCCCGCCGCATGGGTTAAGGGGCCGCTAAAAGAGCAACACTGGGCTACGCTGCTTGCGGCACGCGCGCTGGACACGACCTGTTATGTTGTTGCCGCCGGGGAGTGCGGCAATAAAAACATCGGGCAGAGCAGGGTGGTTGATCCCCTGGGAGTGACGATTGCCGCCGCAGCGGAAGCGCCGGTTATGCTGATGGCGGAGATAATTTTAGAAAGAGTTGCGCTTGCGCGTCAGCAATTACCTGTTCTTCGCAACCGTCGCTTTGCGCCACCGCAATTATTGTGATGTTTTTTTCAACAATGCTTGATTCACCTTGTTACAGATTGCTATTGTGTGCACGCGCCAAATGACCGTTAATACGATCGGGTTTTGGCGCTGAATGCAGCCTGTTTTAAGTAAAGAAGGTATCTATGGGTGAGATTAGTATTACCAAACTGCTGGTGGTTGCCGCACTGGTCGTCCTGCTGTTTGGTACCAAGAAGTTACGCACGCTGGGTGGTGACCTGGGGGCTGCCATCAAAGGCTTTAAGAAAGCGATGAACGACGATGACGCAGCTGCGAAGAAAAGCGCTGACGACATCCCGGCAGAGAAGCTTTCCCACAAAGAGTAACGGCAATGCCTGAGGGCTTGCGAAAAAAAACCGGCTCATGAGGCCGGTTTTTTTGCATTACTGTAAATGAATATTACGGCGTTATTTGACTTCTTCGCCTTTCGCCTGCATATCCGCATGGTAAGAAGAACGAACAAATGGACCACAAGCCGCGTGGGTAAAGCCCATCGCCAGCGCTTCGGCTTTCATCTCGTCAAATTCATCCGGGCTCACGTAGCGCTGTACCGGCAGGTGGTGACGGCTTGGCTGCAGATACTGGCCGAGCGTCAACATGGTCACACCGTGGCGGCGCAGATCGCGCATGACGTCGATGATTTCGTCATTAGTTTCACCCAGACCAACCATCAGACCTGACTTGGTCGGGATATGCGGATGTGCTTCTTTAAAGCGCTCCAGCAGCTTCAGAGACCAGTTATAGTCGGCTCCCGGACGCACCTGACGGTAAAGACGCGGAACGTTCTCCAGGTTGTGGTTAAACACATCTGGCGGCGTCGCGGTCAGGATATCCAGCGCGCGGTCCATACGGCCGCGGAAGTCAGGAACCAGCGTCTCGATTTTGATGTTCGGGCTTTTTTCGCGAATGGCAGTAATGCAGTCAGCGAAGTGCTGAGCACCGCCATCACGCAGATCGTCGCGGTCAACGGAGGTGATAACCACATAACGCAGCGCCATGTCGGCGATGGTTTGCGCCAGTTTTTGCGGCTCGTTGGCATCGGGGGCCACCGGGCGGCCATGCGCCACGTCGCAGAATGGGCAGCGGCGGGTACAGATGGCACCCAGAATCATAAACGTCGCGGTGCCGTGATTGAAACATTCAGCAAGGTTCGGGCAAGAGGCTTCTTCACAAACAGAGTGAAGGCCATTCTTACGCATCGCCGCTTTGATCCCCTGGATACGCGAAGAGTCTGCCGGAAGTTTGATTTTCATCCATTCCGGTTTTCTTAACAGCGCCTCGCGCTCTGTAGCCACGTTTTTAACCGGGATAAGGGCCATTTTATCGGCATCGCGGTATTTTACACCGCGTTCCATCACAATGGGTTTACTCATAGCGTGCGTGTTCCAGTTGCGAATATCGAAGGAAAGCGTTTCAATTCAAGGGAATGTTGTATTTATCAACTATTTTTGAACGAACGACAGGCAGTATATCATTTATAGGGGCGTTAAAGCAGCCTGCCAGGTCGCCAATTTGTAAAATAGTTGTTGTTTTGTGCCTTTTGCCCTGCGAGCGGCAGGGACGTGTACGGGTACGCTCTGTCAGAAGGCCTGACGGATAATGCGGATGACGTTTTCCAGTACCGGATCGCGCAAGCTGAGCTTGTTGTAATGCAGTGAAATCTCGATAGATTCTGCATTGAGCTGGCTTAGCGGAATACTCTCCAGCGGCCAGCATTTCCGCAGCAGGTTATACAGGCGTGAAGGCATGATGCACAGCATATCGCTGCTACCAATCAGGGATGCGGTGGTGAACATATTGTAACTGCTGAAACTGATCTGACGTTCCGGGAAAATTTCGTCAATACGCTGACGCAGAGCGTGGTTAGACTGTCCTTCGGTCATGAAAGACGAGTGGTCGTAGTTGCGCAGGTTTTCAATGGATAACGGCTCGCTGAGGACGGGGTGCTGCTTGCGGCAAACCAGCACCAGGTTATCCGCGTAAAGCACATTTTGCCCCAGCGCTCGGGCGCTAAAGCTGCCGCTTTCGATGACCAGGTCCGTCTGGAACTGAGCAAGCTGAACGTCAGGTTCGTTAAGAGGCACATTGCGAAGCAGAAGCTGAGGCGCATGCTCTTTCACGGCCTGGAAGATCGCGGGCATCACCAGCACGCCGACAGAAGGGGAGCAGCCGATGGTGATGGTTCTCTGTTTGTCATAGCTTCCGGTTAAATCCAGCGCACCCAGAATCGACTCCAGCCCCTGGCTGATGTATTCGTGGAGATGTGTCGCATAGGCCGTTGGCGTGACGCCCTGGCCCTTACGGATAAATAAGGGGTCGGGAAATATAGCCCGTAGCTTTTGAATTGACTGACTTATTGCCGATGGCGTGAGATTAAGAATTTTCGCAGCATTAACGATACCCTTATGGACATATACTGCCTCAAAAATAGTCAGTAAATTGAGATCAATATTACGTAAAGTCCGAAAAATTTGCGGCTTATCTTCGCCACCAGGGTCATTCAGGCGTTTGGCTGGTAAATTATTATACTCCACGCTTTCACTCCGTATACATTCACAACATGAATGATAGTTCAATTTATTTATTATGCTTGTAGAGATTCGTAAAGTGTTGCTTTTGTTCCACTTGTTTATCAAAAACAAACAGTTGTGTGATTATCACTCAAGTTACTTAGCCTGTGTATGCCGTGCTGTCCGGAGGCTAAATAATATGTAAGGGCAATATTCGGGCGCTTCGAAAATATAGAATCTGCGGATTATTGTAAAGCGTAAAAGCGGTAAATAAACAGTGGCCCGTCAAATTATCGAGCCATTCTGGATGATATATTAAGCAGGGATATATTCGTGCGGGGGATTGTTAAGTAGCGCTAACACATTCTTCAGAAGCACGGGACGTATATTTTCTGGCGTAGCGGTATCGACCCACTGGCGCATTTGCGTCATTTCCATGCCGGCGTAGCCGCAGGGGTTTATGCGCTGGAAAGGCGTAAGATCCATATTAATATTCAATGCCAGACCGTGGAAGGAACAACCTTTACGAATACGTAGCCCCAGAGAGCAGATCTTCATTTCGCCAACGTAGACGCCCGGCGCATCGGCACGCGGATGCGCGTCAATCCCATACTCCGCCAGCGTGTTGACGACGGTCTGTTCCAGTAACGTCACCAGCTCACGTACGCCAAGCTTTCTGCGCTTCAGATTAAGCAGGACGTACATGACCTGCTGACCCGGACCGTGGTAAGTCACCTGTCCGCCACGATCGCTCTGGATCACCGGGATATCGCCCGTCATTAATAAGTGTTCCGCTTTTCCCGCCTGGCCCTGCGTAAATACCGGCAGATGTTCGACCAGCCAAATCTCATCAGGGGTTGTGTCATCGCGTGAATCGGTGAACTCGTGCATAGCCTGAGAGACAGGCTCATAAGGTTGCAGCCCGAGATGACGGACCAGAATTTTATCCTGATACAAAACGCGTCTCCGAAGACGAGAAACAAAAGATGAGGGGGAGTATATCACAGAGGGGAAGAGGGGTTACCCGGTAAACCGGGTAACCGCAAAGGGACTACAGCACCATACGAACGATTTCGATATTGCCGAGCTCTTCGTACAGCGTCTCAACCTGCTCGATATGTGTGGCAGTGATGGTAATAGAAACCGAGTGGTAGTTGCCCTTGCTGCTTGGTTTTACTGACGGAGAGTAGTCACCCGGCGCATGGCGCTGTACCACTTCAACCACCTGATCAACCAGCTCAGGTTTCGCCAGACCCATTACTTTGTAGGTAAACGGGGTAGGGAATTCAAGCAGTTCGTTAAGTTTGGTTTTCATGTCAGCTCCGGCGTAACGTCAAAAAGAATAACTCCCACGTCAGGTGGGAGTTATTAGGATACTTAGTATATGGGGATCAAAATCACACTTTCAAGTGTTCGATTTTTAGCCAAACCAGTGATGGAACATCAGTTTAATGTAATCAATGATTTTGCCGAAGAAATTGCCTTCAGGAATTTCTTCCAATACCACGAGTGGACGCTGGTCGATCGTTTTACCGTCCAGCTGGAAGTTGATGGTACCCACCACCTGGTTTTTATGCAGCGGGGCATGCAGTTCGGTGGTGTTGAGCACATAGCTTGCTTTCAGATCCTTCATACGACCGCGTGGAATGGTCAGGTAGAGGTCTTTATCCACGCCCAGAGAAGCACGATCGTTATCGCCGAACCAGACGGGTTCAGAAGCAAATTCTTTGCCTGCTTTCAGCGGGTTCACGGTTTCGAAGAAACGGAAGCCCCAGGTCAGCAGCTTCTTACTCTCGGTTTCGCGACCTTTAAAGGTGCGACCGCCCATCACGGCAGAGATCAGGCGCATCTGGCCTTCAGTGGCAGAGGCCACCAGGTTGTAACCGGCTTTGTCGGTGTGGCCGGTTTTGATGCCGTCAACGTTCAGGCTGTTATCCCACAGCAGGCCGTTACGGTTGGTCTGACGAATGCCGTTGAAGGTGAACTCTTTCTCTTTGTAGATAGAGTACTCGTTAGGTACGTCGCGGATCAGCGCCTGACCGATCAGCGCCATATCACGCGCGGAGCTGTACTGACCGTCTGCATCGAGACCGTGTACGGTCTGGAAGTGGCTGTTCTTCAGACCCAGGGCATTTACGTAGCTGTTCATCAGGCCCACGAACGCATCCTGACTACCGGCGGCGAAATCGGCCATGGCCACGCAGGCATCGTTACCGGACTGCAGGTTAATGCCACGAATTAACTGAGAAACCGGAACCTGCATTCCCGGTTTCAGGAACATCAGCGAGGAACCTTTGAAAACCGGGTTCCCGGTAGCCCACGCATCGTTGCCGATGGTGACCAGATCCGTCTCTTTGAACTTACCGGCTTTCATTGCCTGGCCGATGACGTAGCTGGTCATCATTTTGGTCAGGCTGGCCGGGTCACGGCGGGCATCGGCATTCTGTTCTGCCAGCACTTTGCCAGAGTTGTAATCGATCAGGATGTAGGATTCCGCGTCGATTTGCGGAACGCCAGGGATCATGGTCTTGATATTCAGGTCATCAGCATGAGCTGCAGAGAGTGCAGCCGCGCAAAGGGCCGTGGTCAGCGCCATGCGCTGCACAAAACGAGCAGAAAAAGTGGTCTTCATGGTCAGAACTACGACATCCGTGATGGAATTAAAAAAGTGCCTTACTATAGCAAATGCTATTCAGGCAGGCATCCGACTTTAAGCATGAGTTTGTGAATGTGTTTTACACAAACTGACATTTCGGATACCGCCGAATAATTACTTCGTAACAGCGATAAAGGACTGCAGCAGTGCCTCGCTCTGCAAACGCTGCTGCAGGGATGCCGCCTGCGACTTGCTGGCAAACGGCCCCATCTGAATACGCCAGACCGCACCGTTTTGCTCAACGCGTCCTGGCACGCCAAACTGCTGGCTTAAACGCTGCTGATACTGCTGGGCACGGGCCCGATCGCTCACTGCGCCCACCTGGACGACAAAGCCGCCGCTGGCTGCTGCGGGAGCGGCAACGGCTGCGCTCTGGGTCGTGACCGGAGCCGTTACCGGGGCAGGCTGCTGCACGACGGGGG harbors:
- the dacA gene encoding D-alanyl-D-alanine carboxypeptidase DacA; amino-acid sequence: MKTTFSARFVQRMALTTALCAAALSAAHADDLNIKTMIPGVPQIDAESYILIDYNSGKVLAEQNADARRDPASLTKMMTSYVIGQAMKAGKFKETDLVTIGNDAWATGNPVFKGSSLMFLKPGMQVPVSQLIRGINLQSGNDACVAMADFAAGSQDAFVGLMNSYVNALGLKNSHFQTVHGLDADGQYSSARDMALIGQALIRDVPNEYSIYKEKEFTFNGIRQTNRNGLLWDNSLNVDGIKTGHTDKAGYNLVASATEGQMRLISAVMGGRTFKGRETESKKLLTWGFRFFETVNPLKAGKEFASEPVWFGDNDRASLGVDKDLYLTIPRGRMKDLKASYVLNTTELHAPLHKNQVVGTINFQLDGKTIDQRPLVVLEEIPEGNFFGKIIDYIKLMFHHWFG
- a CDS encoding deaminated glutathione amidase gives rise to the protein MYVAVGQFAVTPDWRVNAVQCVNLMIQARQKGASLLVLPEALLARDDNDPDLSVKSAQALDGEFLQQLLAQSVGSTMTTVLTVHVPSTPGRAVNTLVAIRDGAIVARYAKLHLYDAFSIQESRRVDPGDVVPPLIDIDGFKVGLMTCYDLRFPELAVHLALQGAKVLVLPAAWVKGPLKEQHWATLLAARALDTTCYVVAAGECGNKNIGQSRVVDPLGVTIAAAAEAPVMLMAEIILERVALARQQLPVLRNRRFAPPQLL
- the lipB gene encoding lipoyl(octanoyl) transferase LipB; the protein is MYQDKILVRHLGLQPYEPVSQAMHEFTDSRDDTTPDEIWLVEHLPVFTQGQAGKAEHLLMTGDIPVIQSDRGGQVTYHGPGQQVMYVLLNLKRRKLGVRELVTLLEQTVVNTLAEYGIDAHPRADAPGVYVGEMKICSLGLRIRKGCSFHGLALNINMDLTPFQRINPCGYAGMEMTQMRQWVDTATPENIRPVLLKNVLALLNNPPHEYIPA
- a CDS encoding YbeF family transcriptional regulator, producing the protein MEYNNLPAKRLNDPGGEDKPQIFRTLRNIDLNLLTIFEAVYVHKGIVNAAKILNLTPSAISQSIQKLRAIFPDPLFIRKGQGVTPTAYATHLHEYISQGLESILGALDLTGSYDKQRTITIGCSPSVGVLVMPAIFQAVKEHAPQLLLRNVPLNEPDVQLAQFQTDLVIESGSFSARALGQNVLYADNLVLVCRKQHPVLSEPLSIENLRNYDHSSFMTEGQSNHALRQRIDEIFPERQISFSSYNMFTTASLIGSSDMLCIMPSRLYNLLRKCWPLESIPLSQLNAESIEISLHYNKLSLRDPVLENVIRIIRQAF
- the dcuC gene encoding anaerobic C4-dicarboxylate transporter DcuC, whose translation is MLTFIELLIGVVVIVGVARYIIKGYSATGVLFVGGLTLLIISAVMGHQVLPASAASTGYTATDIVEYIKILLMSRGGDLGMMIMMLCGFAAYMTHIGANDMVVKLASKPLQYINSPYLLMVAAYFLACLMSLAVSSATGLGVLLMATLFPVMVNVGISRGAAAAICASPAAIILSPTSGDVVLAAKAAEMSLIDFAFKTTLPISIVAIVGMGIAHFFWQRYLDKKENISHEMMDVSEITTTAPAFYAILPFTPIIGVLIFDGKWGPQLHIITILVICMLLAAVLEFVRGFNTQKVFSGLEVAYRGMADAFAGVVMLLVAAGVFAQGLSTIGFIQSLISIATSFGSASIILMLVLVVLTMLAAMTTGSGNAPFYAFVEMIPKLAHSSGINPAYLSIPMLQASNLGRTISPVSGVVVAVAGMAKISPFEVVKRTSVPVLVGLIIVIIATEVLVPGAA
- the pagP gene encoding lipid IV(A) palmitoyltransferase PagP; amino-acid sequence: MLNFASNIKNGNCIVIVRNTFFSILLFIIGQLTFSSVAQAENNATDKGWFSTFTDNVSQTWSAPEHYDLYVPAITWHARFAYDKEKTDKYNERPWGAGFGQSRWDEKGNWHGIYLMAFKDSFNKWEPIGGYGWEKTWRPLADENFHVGLGYTAGVTARDNWKYIPIPVLLPLASVGYGPATFQMTYIPGTYNNGNVYFAWMRFQF
- the crcB gene encoding fluoride efflux transporter CrcB; translation: MLQLLLAVFIGGGTGSVARWLLSMRFNPLHQAIPLGTLAANLIGAFIIGMGLAWFNRMTHIDPMWKVLITTGFCGGLTTFSTFSAETVFLFQEGRIGWALVNIAINMIGSFAMTGIAFWLFSSVSTH
- the ybeD gene encoding DUF493 family protein YbeD, which codes for MKTKLNELLEFPTPFTYKVMGLAKPELVDQVVEVVQRHAPGDYSPSVKPSSKGNYHSVSITITATHIEQVETLYEELGNIEIVRMVL
- the lipA gene encoding lipoyl synthase; the protein is MSKPIVMERGVKYRDADKMALIPVKNVATEREALLRKPEWMKIKLPADSSRIQGIKAAMRKNGLHSVCEEASCPNLAECFNHGTATFMILGAICTRRCPFCDVAHGRPVAPDANEPQKLAQTIADMALRYVVITSVDRDDLRDGGAQHFADCITAIREKSPNIKIETLVPDFRGRMDRALDILTATPPDVFNHNLENVPRLYRQVRPGADYNWSLKLLERFKEAHPHIPTKSGLMVGLGETNDEIIDVMRDLRRHGVTMLTLGQYLQPSRHHLPVQRYVSPDEFDEMKAEALAMGFTHAACGPFVRSSYHADMQAKGEEVK
- the tatE gene encoding twin-arginine translocase subunit TatE; protein product: MGEISITKLLVVAALVVLLFGTKKLRTLGGDLGAAIKGFKKAMNDDDAAAKKSADDIPAEKLSHKE